ATGCGGCAGGGCCGGCGCATCCTCGTGCCCGTCGACTTCAGCGAGCTGCCGACGAAGCATCCGTACACCTTGATGCTGTCGCAGGCCGACACCGAACGGCTGCTGCTGGAGCGACTGCAGGAGCTCGGCGGTGACGTGGTCCGCCCCAAAACGCTGAACCGCATCACGCAGGACGCCGACGGCGTCACGGCCACCTTCGACGACGGCGAGGCCATCCGGGCCCGCTATGCCGTCGGGGCCGACGGTATGCACAGCACGGTCCGTGAGAACGCCGGAATCGGTTTCACCGGAGGCGAATTCGCCGAGTCATTCGCGCTCGCCGACGTCCGGCTGGCCGGTGCGGCACCGCATGACGAGGTGATCCTGTTCTACGCCAAGGAAGGCCTGAACGTGCTGGCGCCGCTGCCGGGCGACATCTTCCGCATCGTCGCTCCGGTCGCGAACGCACCGAAGGTGCCGTCGGCGGAATTCGTGCAGGGTCTGCTGGACGCGCGGGCCTTCGGGCCGGGCCAGTTGCGGGTCACCGAGCTGCTGTGGGGAACGCGGTTCCACATCCACCACCGCGTCGCCGACAGCTACCGGGCCGGCCGGCTGCTACTCGCCGGCGACGCCGCCCACGTGCACAGCCCGGCGGGTGGCCAGGGCATGAATCTCGGCATCACCGATGCGATCTCACTGGCCGGCGCGCTCACCGAGGTGTTAAGCGGCGGTCCCGACTCCGCGCTGGACGCCTACGCCGCCGCCCAGCGCCGGCGGGCCGGGCAGGTGCTGAAACTGACCGGGCGACTGACGCGGGTCTCCACCCTGCCGCGCCCGCTACGGCCGATCCGCAACTCGGGAATGCGCCTCGCCGCGCGGGTTCCCGCCGTGCGGCGGCAGCTGGCGGTGCAGCTGAGCGGTCTGGGCCGCCGGTGAATCGCGAGTGTCTGCCACATTCGCAGCGCTACGTCGACGGCGTCACGAGCTGCCAGTCCTCACTCAGGCCGTGGGTCTGAACAGTCTCACCCTCGGCTTCGAGGTGCACTGTCGTGCGGCCCAGCCGTAGATTCGCCAACACGATCTTGCCCCACGCGGCCGGCAACTGCGGTGACACCGACAGGGTGCGGTTGGGTACGTGCGGATCGAGCCCTAAAAACGACCGCAGCAGCAGCAGCGGCGCCGCACTGGCCCATGCCTGCGGCGAGCACGAGGTGGGATAGGGCACCGGCGAGGCGAACTGGGAACGGGGGAAGCCGCAGAACAACTCGGGCAGACGTCCGCCGAAAGCCGTTGCGGCATCAAGGAGCCCGTTCGCCAGACGCTCCGCCAGCGACGCCGCCCCGGGCACGTGACGATAGCGCAGCAAGCCGGCCACCGCGATGGCGGTGTCATGCGGCCACACCGAGCCGTTGTGGTAGCTCATCGGGTTGTATGCGCCCATGGTGGTGGCCAGGGTGCGCAATCCGAATCCGGAGTCCATCTCGGGTGCCGACAGGCGCTCGACGACGGCGGCGGCGTACTCCTCCGTCGCGATTCCGGTCCAGAGACAATGGCCGACATTGCTCGTCAACGCGTCGAGCGGGCGCTTAGATCCGTCGAGCGCGACCGCGTACCAACCCTTTTCGGGCAGCCAGAAGGCCTCGGCGAACTTAGCCCGCAGCAACGCGGCGCGCTCGCGAAGCCGCGCCGCGTGGCCCTGGTCCCCTAAGGCGTCGGCGAGTTCGGCCCGTGACAGCAAGGCCGCGTACACATAGCCTTGCACTTCGCACAGCGCGATCGGTGGTTCGCCGGGGCGACCGGCGGCGTCGTTGATCCCGTTGAAACTGTCCTTCCAGCCCTGGTTGATTAGCCCCCGATCGGTGGCCCGCCGGTATTCCACGAAGCAATCGCCATCGCGGTCGCCGTACTGTTCCACCCAGGCCAGCGCTGCGTCGGCCGCCGGCAGCAACGGTCGTATGACCGCTTCCTCGGCACCCCACCGCCAGCATTCGGCCAACAGCATCACAAACAACAGGGTCGCGTCGGCCGTGCCGTAATAGACGCTGCCGCCCAGCACGTCGGCGCTGGCCGGGCCGCGCCGGATCTCGTGCATGATGCGGCCGGGCTCTTCCTCCGTGAGGGGATCAACCCGCCGTCCCTGCATCGCCGCGAGCCGCTGCAGAGTACCGATCGAGAGCCCGACGTCCAGCGGAAGAGCCATCCACGCGGTGAGCAGGCTGTCCCTGCCGAACAACGTCATGAACCATGGCGCACCCGCCGCGACGTACGGTCGACCGCGACCGTCGGCGTCGTGAATCAGCAACGCCCCCAAGTCCCGTTCGGTTTGGCTCAGCACCTGGGCCAATACGGCATGGTCGGTTTCGATCGTGGTCGCGGTGTCACGCCAGGCCTCGATCTTGCGGGCCGGTGCGCTGGACCGAACGTTTTCGCCGCGCGGCAAGCGAGTCTGGACTTTGTGGTTCGCCCATGTCGGATGCACCATGATCTCGGTTTGCCAACGCCCGCCGGGCGGCACCACCACCCGCCAGTTCAGCGACCCGGGTAGCACGATCGGGTCGCCGGTGGCGGACACCGTCAGGCCGCGCACCTGGTCCGCCCGGCTCCGTAACACGAGTTCCCCGCCCGCCACCGTCTTCTCCGCTCCCCCCAC
This genomic interval from Mycobacterium sp. SMC-2 contains the following:
- a CDS encoding FAD-dependent monooxygenase, with amino-acid sequence MNDTDVLVVGAGPTGLALGASLITKGVRAVVVDRLGEGQNTTRAAAVNARTLEVLEELDVARRMVKAGLIAPRFTMRQGRRILVPVDFSELPTKHPYTLMLSQADTERLLLERLQELGGDVVRPKTLNRITQDADGVTATFDDGEAIRARYAVGADGMHSTVRENAGIGFTGGEFAESFALADVRLAGAAPHDEVILFYAKEGLNVLAPLPGDIFRIVAPVANAPKVPSAEFVQGLLDARAFGPGQLRVTELLWGTRFHIHHRVADSYRAGRLLLAGDAAHVHSPAGGQGMNLGITDAISLAGALTEVLSGGPDSALDAYAAAQRRRAGQVLKLTGRLTRVSTLPRPLRPIRNSGMRLAARVPAVRRQLAVQLSGLGRR
- a CDS encoding glycogen debranching N-terminal domain-containing protein is translated as MTVPTAFNCGAPVAIGAGSETVTLVEGGTFCLSDRHGDVLVGTSHGLFFRDARVLSRWELRVDGQVAEPLTVESTDAFAAQFISRRPPHSGADSTLLVVRERLVADGLRETIWLHNMDKESTVVALELQADADFADLFAVKEGRAPVGGAEKTVAGGELVLRSRADQVRGLTVSATGDPIVLPGSLNWRVVVPPGGRWQTEIMVHPTWANHKVQTRLPRGENVRSSAPARKIEAWRDTATTIETDHAVLAQVLSQTERDLGALLIHDADGRGRPYVAAGAPWFMTLFGRDSLLTAWMALPLDVGLSIGTLQRLAAMQGRRVDPLTEEEPGRIMHEIRRGPASADVLGGSVYYGTADATLLFVMLLAECWRWGAEEAVIRPLLPAADAALAWVEQYGDRDGDCFVEYRRATDRGLINQGWKDSFNGINDAAGRPGEPPIALCEVQGYVYAALLSRAELADALGDQGHAARLRERAALLRAKFAEAFWLPEKGWYAVALDGSKRPLDALTSNVGHCLWTGIATEEYAAAVVERLSAPEMDSGFGLRTLATTMGAYNPMSYHNGSVWPHDTAIAVAGLLRYRHVPGAASLAERLANGLLDAATAFGGRLPELFCGFPRSQFASPVPYPTSCSPQAWASAAPLLLLRSFLGLDPHVPNRTLSVSPQLPAAWGKIVLANLRLGRTTVHLEAEGETVQTHGLSEDWQLVTPST